One window of Nicotiana tomentosiformis chromosome 11, ASM39032v3, whole genome shotgun sequence genomic DNA carries:
- the LOC104088747 gene encoding uncharacterized protein isoform X10: MDAIVNKAVEELCIQSFKGGNSIPITDLWPKLKPYLSENGVVLCNNVKKAILSSLINIPGLEFETKDNDLVKCTAEECERMELKIVVPEHMLDNFTRIHEVEVSKSKLCKQELEALHLRKRVLQRIAIARANGITQCELTKEFGIKANNFFHIFKELEVLGLIVRHEAVVWTNKASNKGKLISKHTTTNMLYLSRYRKHLHSQQRLEIRGGVLMSDDLSHENSASCDVKSNGEDVHIKDYLPILREICNKLEKAKGKVIAISNIKKDLGYRDALGHKEWRKNILRRLTQAQVVEVTEKGKSLRLLKEFSTMHFNTRVRRSDNLGRKQPPVKIEKRGQIGQQLVELPVEHQTFEEVQDWGNNRMSNGQNFPIDVGNTVNDTKMQIMDSSVRDLVPVKSSVTETISPRCQAYKAYSSHKLREDWAREQREQWILKMLELIRLVCGEHTVDATHVIQITLTHALELKPYFEEPFSSTARSSDFHGPDSCHQVRHDFVLSNRNAVDEYWNTLEYLLAGANPEAASNASPESANQEVFHCFHNRKQMRLCRFQGVVTAKWMEVRSIKGRNNYLQKRKRSSGGDPARHVKLRTSDVRPSDKSTFDTVDPFPDEQNAFLVSPGDVGCNSQINCVGDHREVTKGIDQCEKTEANHSFMKRSDISSLKPTCRASFSWSEDADRQLVIEFVRHKAVLGPYSRFKWASVKNLPASPDACKRRMTALNSCMQFRSALMNLCNEVLERYARHLQNRSLDCGDCEEMVWHHASEEEDLDQGVSDGREHSRKAVAHERWDDCDNDNVKVALDKVLECKNMAKLDGSNGVQSANDNSDLSLNAERPMKQISYQEKSSHWVPKRCGDPLSVSNSVSRQAFESVSVANAAELLKMAVLAFSRFRLVPASIVETYNHYPKHDILDAFNFLKEKKVIRTAAKGTVVFPPNILNSMFLSLLQRETGAQAARFSTWLHQREKEMINGGVVLPPDMQCGDVLTLCGLLSSGELSIIPCLPDEGIGEAKDARTFKRKHNICEFWDGNRSKKLRPWLIGEGEGRRAKGFPDITLSLSRATFLSREAVELFKDDDYQPLTQIGEDNQVKFMSVLEASSSASHIEGQNHVKETHENENYRYTAVSSKELLWEAMASCAEQFCSFSSKKESSALNPGLYRSLLLAVQKAGDQGLSMKEISMSVDVQGEKMLGVIIDVLETFGQVLKVNAYDSVHVVDSLYRSKYVLSTVSVARQDSLVIPAGVSKGAAPSKYEAAELHNPTDQKQPSEPLLERQSTNGHDSLDFQTAKSHFCKPILFWIDGDGTVNNIVYRKLVSRALGIIMQNPGILEDNVIDQMHGLNPQSCRTLLEMMILDNHIIAQKMFETKAGPPAILSGLLGRQFMNSKIILKRHLFANPTSTSLL; the protein is encoded by the exons ATGGACGCAATAGTGAACAAAGCAGTGGAAGAACTCTGCATACAAAGTTTTAAAGGCGGTAATTCAATCCCTATAACCGATCTCTGGCCCAAACTTAAACCCTACCTTTCAGAAAACGGTGTTGTGCTCTGTAATAATGTAAAAAAGGCTATTTTGTCTAGCCTTATTAACATTCCAGGTCTCGAATTCGAAACGAAAGATAATGATTTGGTTAAGTGTACTGCGGAAGAATGTGAGAGAATGGAATTGAAGATCGTTGTGCCGGAGCATATGCTTGATAATTTTACTAGGATTCATGAGGTTGAGGTTTCCAAGTCTAAGCTATGTAAACAAGAGTTAGAAGCTCTTCATCTCCGGAAAAGAGTCCTCCAACGCATCGCCATTGCAAG AGCAAATGGAATTACCCAGTGTGAGCTTACTAAGGAATTTGGCATCAAGGCCAATAACTTCTTCCACATATTTAAGGAGCTTGAGGTTCTAGGACTGATTGTGAGGCATGAAGCAGTTGTTTGGACAAACAAAGCATCCAACAAAGGGAAACTTATAAGTAAGCATACTACAACCAACATGCTCTATTTAAGCCGCTACAGGAAGCACTTGCACAGTCAACAAAGGCTTGAAATAAGAGGTGGAGTTCTGATGTCTGATGATTTATCTCATGAAAATTCTGCTAGCTGTGATGTGAAGTCTAATGGAGAGGATGTGCATATAAAAGATTATCTGCCCATACTGAGAGAAATTTGTAATAAACTTGAAAAGGCTAAGGGGAAG GTTATTGCTATCTCAAATATTAAAAAGGACCTAGGTTATCGAGATGCTCTTGGACATAAAGAATGGAGAAAAAAT ATCTTACGTAGGTTGACACAAGCTCAGGTCGTGGAGGTAACTGAA AAGGGCAAGTCTTTGCGTCTTTTAAAGGAATTTTCAACCATGCACTTTAATACTCGCGTTCGTCGATCTGATAACCTTGGCCGAAAACAACCTCCGGTTAAAATAGAAAAGAGAGGTCAGATTGGCCAACAGCTAGTGGAGCTTCCCGTCGAGCATCAGACTTTTGAA GAGGTCCAGGATTGGGGCAACAATAGAATGAGCAACGGACAGAATTTCCCCATAGATGTGGGCAACACAGTTAATGACACAAAAATGCAGATAATGGATTCTTCTGTACGTGACCTTGTACCTGTAAAATCTTCGGTAACTGAAACAATATCCCCTAGATGCCAAGCGTACAAAGCATATTCCAGTCATAAATTGCGAGAAGACTGGGCAAGGGAACAGAGGGAGCAGTGGATACTTAAAATGTTAGAG TTAATCCGCCTTGTTTGTGGTGAACATACGGTAGACGCCACTCATGTGATACAGATCACTCTTACTCATGCGCTAGAGCTTAAACCTTACTTTGAGGAACCTTTCTCTTCAACTGCACGATCATCTGATTTTCATGGTCCAGATTCTTGCCATCAAGTTAGACATGATTTTGTTCTTTCAAATAGGAACGCTGTTGATGAGTACTGGAACACTCTGGAGTACTTATTGGCTGGTGCTAATCCAGAAGCTGCTTCAAATGCTTCCCCAGAATCTGCAAATCAAGAG GTGTTCCATTGTTTTCACAATAGGAAGCAAATGCGTCTCTGTAGATTCCAAGGAGTTGTAACTGCCAAATGGATGGAGGTTCGGTCCATAAAAGGACGGAATAATTATTTACAGAAAAGAAAGAGGTCATCAGGTGGAGATCCTGCAAGACATGTAAAGTTACGCACTTCAGACGTACGACCAAGTGACAAGAGCACATTCGATACTGTTGACCCATTCCCCGATGAACAAAATGCTTTCCTGGTTTCTCCAGGGGATGTTGGATGTAATTCTCAAATAAATTGTGTTGGTGATCATAGGGAGGTTACCAAAGGGATAGATCAATGCGAAAAAACTGAGGCCAATCACTCTTTCATGAAGAGAAGTGATATCTCAAGTCTGAAGCCAACATGCAGAGCAAGTTTCTCCTGGAGCGAAGATGCAGACAG GCAATTGGTGATTGAATTTGTAAGACACAAAGCTGTCCTTGGGCCATATTCTCGTTTTAAATGGGCCTCAGTCAAAAACCTTCCAGCGTCACCTGATGCCTGCAAAAGGAGAATGACTGCTTTGAACAGCTGTATGCAATTCAGAAGTGCTTTAATGAATCTCTGTAATGAAGTCTTGGAGCGTTATGCACGACACCTCCAGAACAGGTCTTTAGATTGCGGTGATTGTGAAGAGATGGTTTGGCATCATGCCTCAGAAGAAGAAGATTTGGATCAAGGTGTTTCTGACGGCCGTGAACATTCTAGAAAGGCTGTTGCACACGAGCGGTGGGATGATTGTGACAATGACAACGTAAAGGTTGCCCTAGATAAGGTGCTAGAATGCAAAAACATGGCTAAGTTGGATGGTAGCAATGGAGTTCAATCTGCCAATGATAATTCAGATCTCAGTTTAAATGCTGAAAGACCT ATGAAACAAATTTCTTATCAGGAGAAAAGCTCGCACTGGGTTCCTAAGAGGTGTGGTGATCCTTTAAGTGTAAGCAACAGTGTAAGTAGGCAAGCATTTGAATCAGTTTCAGTTGCAAATGCTGCAGAGCTATTAAAGATGGCAGTCCTGGCCTTCTCAAGATTTCGACTGGTGCCAGCTTCCATTGTTGAAACATACAATCATTACCCAAAGCATGATATTTTGGATGCTTTCAACTTCCTGAAAGAGAAGAAAGTG ATCAGGACTGCAGCCAAAGGCACCGTTGTTTTTCCTCCGAACATCTTGAATAGTATGTTTTTATCTCTGCTTCAAAGAGAAACTGGAGCACAAGCAGCTAGATTTTCAACCTGGCTGCATCAAAGAGAAAAAGAGATGATAAATGGTGGGGTTGTTCTTCCGCCGGACATGCAATGTGGTGATGTCTTAACTTTATGTGGTCTATTGTCTTCAGGAGAACTGTCAATTATACCATGCCTTCCAGATGAAGGCATTGGAGAGGCTAAGGATGCCAGAACTTTCAAACGTAAACATAATATTTGTGAGTTTTGGGATGGAAACAGGAGTAAGAAATTGAGACCATGGTTGATTGGCGAAGGTGAGGGTCGCAGAGCAAAGGGTTTTCCTGATATTACTTTATCCTTGAGCCGTGCAACATTTTTAAGCAGAGAAGCTGTAGAACTTTTTAAAGATGATGACTATCAGCCCTTGACACAAATTGGTGAAGATAATCAAGTCAAGTTCATGTCAGTTCTTGAAGCTAGCAGTAGTGCATCTCACATCGAAGGACAAAATCATGTAAAGGAAACACATGAGAATGAGAATTACAGATACACAGCAGTGTCTTCCAAAGAGTTGCTCTGGGAAGCCATGGCAAGCTGTGCTGAACAGTTTTGCTCCTTTTCTTCTAAAAAGGAAAGTTCTGCACTTAACCCAGGGCTCTATAGGTCTTTACTTTTAGCCGTTCAAAAGGCTGGTGACCAGGGTCTAAGCATGAAAGAAATCTCAATGTCTGTGGATGTTCAGG GGGAAAAGATGCTGGGCGTTATTATCGACGTCCTTGAAACTTTTGGACAAGTATTGAAG GTCAATGCTTATGATTCTGTTCATGTGGTTGATTCGTTATATCGTTCTAAGTATGTCTTGTCCACTGTGTCTGTTGCTCGACAAGATTCTTTGGTCATTCCTGCGGGAGTTTCTAAAGGGGCAGCACCAAGCAAATATGAAGCCGCTGAACTCCATAATCCCACTGATCAAAAGCAACCTTCTGAACCTTTACTTGAAAGGCAAAGCACAAATGGACATGATTCACTGGACTTCCAAACTGCAAAATCTCATTTCTGTAAGCCAATATTGTTTTGGATTGATGGTGATGGCACTGTCAACAACATTGTCTACAGAAAACTTGTGTCTCGTGCTCTGGGTATCATAATGCAGAATCCAGGAATTCTAGAG GATAATGTTATTGACCAGATGCATGGTCTGAATCCTCAG AGTTGCAGAACTTTGTTAGAGATGATGATTCTGGATAACCATATCATTGCGCAAAAAATGTTTGAAACTAAAGCTGGGCCACCTGCAATTCTCAGTGGCCTTCTTGGAAGACAATTCATGAATTCAAAGATTATTTTAAAACGACATCTCTTCGCAAATCCCACGAGTACTTCCCTTTTGTAA
- the LOC104088747 gene encoding uncharacterized protein isoform X2: protein MDAIVNKAVEELCIQSFKGGNSIPITDLWPKLKPYLSENGVVLCNNVKKAILSSLINIPGLEFETKDNDLVKCTAEECERMELKIVVPEHMLDNFTRIHEVEVSKSKLCKQELEALHLRKRVLQRIAIARANGITQCELTKEFGIKANNFFHIFKELEVLGLIVRHEAVVWTNKASNKGKLISKHTTTNMLYLSRYRKHLHSQQRLEIRGGVLMSDDLSHENSASCDVKSNGEDVHIKDYLPILREICNKLEKAKGKVIAISNIKKDLGYRDALGHKEWRKNILRRLTQAQVVEVTEKGKSLRLLKEFSTMHFNTRVRRSDNLGRKQPPVKIEKRGQIGQQLVELPVEHQTFEVQDWGNNRMSNGQNFPIDVGNTVNDTKMQIMDSSVRDLVPVKSSVTETISPRCQAYKAYSSHKLREDWAREQREQWILKMLEEEKFLIKPELQRRLENLEKGRHTSMDKKTLERSLKKLQQKGHCKCLDVFFPAVTNFYENRKKVVVLHPSIYELSPAMLVNIYDRIRSFERKVRKESFSQFEKGNALPIVHDMDRGQHRVEMDVQDALAKKSHRIRSMMPKLAQAKRLHIYLWEYVNNAHDSEDTSSSGKYRCDLKNNDNSCKLVDIGAAIEAMQLELFLQVSGSAPMHENMFEKCGDYLHLSNIPMKDYTPLRDTQSIQELSLLIVILQRFKLIRLVCGEHTVDATHVIQITLTHALELKPYFEEPFSSTARSSDFHGPDSCHQVRHDFVLSNRNAVDEYWNTLEYLLAGANPEAASNASPESANQEVFHCFHNRKQMRLCRFQGVVTAKWMEVRSIKGRNNYLQKRKRSSGGDPARHVKLRTSDVRPSDKSTFDTVDPFPDEQNAFLVSPGDVGCNSQINCVGDHREVTKGIDQCEKTEANHSFMKRSDISSLKPTCRASFSWSEDADRQLVIEFVRHKAVLGPYSRFKWASVKNLPASPDACKRRMTALNSCMQFRSALMNLCNEVLERYARHLQNRSLDCGDCEEMVWHHASEEEDLDQGVSDGREHSRKAVAHERWDDCDNDNVKVALDKVLECKNMAKLDGSNGVQSANDNSDLSLNAERPMKQISYQEKSSHWVPKRCGDPLSVSNSVSRQAFESVSVANAAELLKMAVLAFSRFRLVPASIVETYNHYPKHDILDAFNFLKEKKVIRTAAKGTVVFPPNILNSMFLSLLQRETGAQAARFSTWLHQREKEMINGGVVLPPDMQCGDVLTLCGLLSSGELSIIPCLPDEGIGEAKDARTFKRKHNICEFWDGNRSKKLRPWLIGEGEGRRAKGFPDITLSLSRATFLSREAVELFKDDDYQPLTQIGEDNQVKFMSVLEASSSASHIEGQNHVKETHENENYRYTAVSSKELLWEAMASCAEQFCSFSSKKESSALNPGLYRSLLLAVQKAGDQGLSMKEISMSVDVQGEKMLGVIIDVLETFGQVLKVNAYDSVHVVDSLYRSKYVLSTVSVARQDSLVIPAGVSKGAAPSKYEAAELHNPTDQKQPSEPLLERQSTNGHDSLDFQTAKSHFCKPILFWIDGDGTVNNIVYRKLVSRALGIIMQNPGILEDNVIDQMHGLNPQSCRTLLEMMILDNHIIAQKMFETKAGPPAILSGLLGRQFMNSKIILKRHLFANPTSTSLL from the exons ATGGACGCAATAGTGAACAAAGCAGTGGAAGAACTCTGCATACAAAGTTTTAAAGGCGGTAATTCAATCCCTATAACCGATCTCTGGCCCAAACTTAAACCCTACCTTTCAGAAAACGGTGTTGTGCTCTGTAATAATGTAAAAAAGGCTATTTTGTCTAGCCTTATTAACATTCCAGGTCTCGAATTCGAAACGAAAGATAATGATTTGGTTAAGTGTACTGCGGAAGAATGTGAGAGAATGGAATTGAAGATCGTTGTGCCGGAGCATATGCTTGATAATTTTACTAGGATTCATGAGGTTGAGGTTTCCAAGTCTAAGCTATGTAAACAAGAGTTAGAAGCTCTTCATCTCCGGAAAAGAGTCCTCCAACGCATCGCCATTGCAAG AGCAAATGGAATTACCCAGTGTGAGCTTACTAAGGAATTTGGCATCAAGGCCAATAACTTCTTCCACATATTTAAGGAGCTTGAGGTTCTAGGACTGATTGTGAGGCATGAAGCAGTTGTTTGGACAAACAAAGCATCCAACAAAGGGAAACTTATAAGTAAGCATACTACAACCAACATGCTCTATTTAAGCCGCTACAGGAAGCACTTGCACAGTCAACAAAGGCTTGAAATAAGAGGTGGAGTTCTGATGTCTGATGATTTATCTCATGAAAATTCTGCTAGCTGTGATGTGAAGTCTAATGGAGAGGATGTGCATATAAAAGATTATCTGCCCATACTGAGAGAAATTTGTAATAAACTTGAAAAGGCTAAGGGGAAG GTTATTGCTATCTCAAATATTAAAAAGGACCTAGGTTATCGAGATGCTCTTGGACATAAAGAATGGAGAAAAAAT ATCTTACGTAGGTTGACACAAGCTCAGGTCGTGGAGGTAACTGAA AAGGGCAAGTCTTTGCGTCTTTTAAAGGAATTTTCAACCATGCACTTTAATACTCGCGTTCGTCGATCTGATAACCTTGGCCGAAAACAACCTCCGGTTAAAATAGAAAAGAGAGGTCAGATTGGCCAACAGCTAGTGGAGCTTCCCGTCGAGCATCAGACTTTTGAA GTCCAGGATTGGGGCAACAATAGAATGAGCAACGGACAGAATTTCCCCATAGATGTGGGCAACACAGTTAATGACACAAAAATGCAGATAATGGATTCTTCTGTACGTGACCTTGTACCTGTAAAATCTTCGGTAACTGAAACAATATCCCCTAGATGCCAAGCGTACAAAGCATATTCCAGTCATAAATTGCGAGAAGACTGGGCAAGGGAACAGAGGGAGCAGTGGATACTTAAAATGTTAGAG GAGGAGAAGTTCCTTATAAAACCTGAGTTACAAAGACGACTTGAGAATCTTGAGAAGGGCAGGCACACATCAATGGACAAAAAGACCTTAGAACGCAGTTTGAAAAAGCTTCAACAAAAAGGGCACTGTAAATGCCTTGATGTCTTCTTCCCTGCTGTCACAAACTTTTACGAGAACCGTAAAAAGGTCGTGGTCCTGCATCCATCCATTTATGAGTTATCTCCGGCAATGTTGGTTAACATTTATGATAGAATTAGGTCCTTTGAAAGGAAAGTGCGTAAAGAAAGCTTTTCTCAGTTTGAGAAGGGGAATGCACTTCCAATAGTGCATGATATGGACAGAGGACAACACAGAGTAGAAATGGATGTCCAAGATGCACTAGCTAAAAAGAGTCATCGGATTAGGTCTATGATGCCAAAATTGGCTCAGGCAAAGCGTCTTCACATCTATCTATGGGAGTATGTCAATAATGCCCATGATAGTGAAGATACTTCCTCATCTGGTAAATACAGGTGTGATTTGAAAAATAATGATAACAGTTGCAAATTGGTTGATATAGGTGCAGCCATCGAGGCCATGCAGCTTGAGCTGTTCTTACAAGTTTCAGGTTCTGCTCCAATGCATGAGAATATGTTTGAGAAATGTGGGGATTATTTACACCTTTCTAATATTCCCATGAAGGACTACACGCCTTTGAGAGATACCCAGTCAATCCAGGAGCTATCACTGCTGATTGTCATATTACAACGTTTTAAG TTAATCCGCCTTGTTTGTGGTGAACATACGGTAGACGCCACTCATGTGATACAGATCACTCTTACTCATGCGCTAGAGCTTAAACCTTACTTTGAGGAACCTTTCTCTTCAACTGCACGATCATCTGATTTTCATGGTCCAGATTCTTGCCATCAAGTTAGACATGATTTTGTTCTTTCAAATAGGAACGCTGTTGATGAGTACTGGAACACTCTGGAGTACTTATTGGCTGGTGCTAATCCAGAAGCTGCTTCAAATGCTTCCCCAGAATCTGCAAATCAAGAG GTGTTCCATTGTTTTCACAATAGGAAGCAAATGCGTCTCTGTAGATTCCAAGGAGTTGTAACTGCCAAATGGATGGAGGTTCGGTCCATAAAAGGACGGAATAATTATTTACAGAAAAGAAAGAGGTCATCAGGTGGAGATCCTGCAAGACATGTAAAGTTACGCACTTCAGACGTACGACCAAGTGACAAGAGCACATTCGATACTGTTGACCCATTCCCCGATGAACAAAATGCTTTCCTGGTTTCTCCAGGGGATGTTGGATGTAATTCTCAAATAAATTGTGTTGGTGATCATAGGGAGGTTACCAAAGGGATAGATCAATGCGAAAAAACTGAGGCCAATCACTCTTTCATGAAGAGAAGTGATATCTCAAGTCTGAAGCCAACATGCAGAGCAAGTTTCTCCTGGAGCGAAGATGCAGACAG GCAATTGGTGATTGAATTTGTAAGACACAAAGCTGTCCTTGGGCCATATTCTCGTTTTAAATGGGCCTCAGTCAAAAACCTTCCAGCGTCACCTGATGCCTGCAAAAGGAGAATGACTGCTTTGAACAGCTGTATGCAATTCAGAAGTGCTTTAATGAATCTCTGTAATGAAGTCTTGGAGCGTTATGCACGACACCTCCAGAACAGGTCTTTAGATTGCGGTGATTGTGAAGAGATGGTTTGGCATCATGCCTCAGAAGAAGAAGATTTGGATCAAGGTGTTTCTGACGGCCGTGAACATTCTAGAAAGGCTGTTGCACACGAGCGGTGGGATGATTGTGACAATGACAACGTAAAGGTTGCCCTAGATAAGGTGCTAGAATGCAAAAACATGGCTAAGTTGGATGGTAGCAATGGAGTTCAATCTGCCAATGATAATTCAGATCTCAGTTTAAATGCTGAAAGACCT ATGAAACAAATTTCTTATCAGGAGAAAAGCTCGCACTGGGTTCCTAAGAGGTGTGGTGATCCTTTAAGTGTAAGCAACAGTGTAAGTAGGCAAGCATTTGAATCAGTTTCAGTTGCAAATGCTGCAGAGCTATTAAAGATGGCAGTCCTGGCCTTCTCAAGATTTCGACTGGTGCCAGCTTCCATTGTTGAAACATACAATCATTACCCAAAGCATGATATTTTGGATGCTTTCAACTTCCTGAAAGAGAAGAAAGTG ATCAGGACTGCAGCCAAAGGCACCGTTGTTTTTCCTCCGAACATCTTGAATAGTATGTTTTTATCTCTGCTTCAAAGAGAAACTGGAGCACAAGCAGCTAGATTTTCAACCTGGCTGCATCAAAGAGAAAAAGAGATGATAAATGGTGGGGTTGTTCTTCCGCCGGACATGCAATGTGGTGATGTCTTAACTTTATGTGGTCTATTGTCTTCAGGAGAACTGTCAATTATACCATGCCTTCCAGATGAAGGCATTGGAGAGGCTAAGGATGCCAGAACTTTCAAACGTAAACATAATATTTGTGAGTTTTGGGATGGAAACAGGAGTAAGAAATTGAGACCATGGTTGATTGGCGAAGGTGAGGGTCGCAGAGCAAAGGGTTTTCCTGATATTACTTTATCCTTGAGCCGTGCAACATTTTTAAGCAGAGAAGCTGTAGAACTTTTTAAAGATGATGACTATCAGCCCTTGACACAAATTGGTGAAGATAATCAAGTCAAGTTCATGTCAGTTCTTGAAGCTAGCAGTAGTGCATCTCACATCGAAGGACAAAATCATGTAAAGGAAACACATGAGAATGAGAATTACAGATACACAGCAGTGTCTTCCAAAGAGTTGCTCTGGGAAGCCATGGCAAGCTGTGCTGAACAGTTTTGCTCCTTTTCTTCTAAAAAGGAAAGTTCTGCACTTAACCCAGGGCTCTATAGGTCTTTACTTTTAGCCGTTCAAAAGGCTGGTGACCAGGGTCTAAGCATGAAAGAAATCTCAATGTCTGTGGATGTTCAGG GGGAAAAGATGCTGGGCGTTATTATCGACGTCCTTGAAACTTTTGGACAAGTATTGAAG GTCAATGCTTATGATTCTGTTCATGTGGTTGATTCGTTATATCGTTCTAAGTATGTCTTGTCCACTGTGTCTGTTGCTCGACAAGATTCTTTGGTCATTCCTGCGGGAGTTTCTAAAGGGGCAGCACCAAGCAAATATGAAGCCGCTGAACTCCATAATCCCACTGATCAAAAGCAACCTTCTGAACCTTTACTTGAAAGGCAAAGCACAAATGGACATGATTCACTGGACTTCCAAACTGCAAAATCTCATTTCTGTAAGCCAATATTGTTTTGGATTGATGGTGATGGCACTGTCAACAACATTGTCTACAGAAAACTTGTGTCTCGTGCTCTGGGTATCATAATGCAGAATCCAGGAATTCTAGAG GATAATGTTATTGACCAGATGCATGGTCTGAATCCTCAG AGTTGCAGAACTTTGTTAGAGATGATGATTCTGGATAACCATATCATTGCGCAAAAAATGTTTGAAACTAAAGCTGGGCCACCTGCAATTCTCAGTGGCCTTCTTGGAAGACAATTCATGAATTCAAAGATTATTTTAAAACGACATCTCTTCGCAAATCCCACGAGTACTTCCCTTTTGTAA